In the genome of Ignavibacteriales bacterium, one region contains:
- a CDS encoding four helix bundle protein: MNEGSNLIYFDHEKLLVNQISLEFIEWIQPILSKLDYRSDIRNQLERASNSILLNIAEGNGKYTSKDRCRYFDISKGSVLESSSCIDIIFIKKNIDQDEKTFGKQKLKEIFSMLIGLIRSNSDRVYEEIENYNKTS; the protein is encoded by the coding sequence ATGAATGAGGGTTCAAATTTAATTTATTTTGATCATGAAAAATTATTAGTGAATCAAATATCACTTGAGTTTATAGAGTGGATACAACCTATCTTATCTAAATTAGATTATCGCTCTGACATTCGGAATCAACTTGAACGAGCTTCAAACTCAATTCTATTAAATATTGCAGAAGGTAACGGTAAATATACTTCTAAGGACAGGTGCAGGTACTTTGACATTTCAAAAGGATCTGTTTTGGAATCATCTTCATGTATTGATATTATTTTTATCAAAAAAAATATCGATCAAGATGAAAAAACATTTGGTAAACAAAAGTTAAAAGAAATATTTTCAATGTTGATCGGCTTAATCAGAAGCAATTCAGATCGCGTTTATGAAGAAATTGAAAACTATAATAAAACATCTTAA
- a CDS encoding dihydrolipoyllysine-residue acetyltransferase, with protein MTTDFKLPELGENIESADILNVLVKEGDVIKKDQSVIEIETDKATIEVPSTVEGTIKSVKVKAGDKVKVGQVLISVESSNGSQKETKTEPPQRQVKESKPESKKIAEAKTTSQPETKVVPGKTEIVEFKLPDLGENIESADVLNILVKVGDSLSKDQGILEIETDKATIEVPSSLEGTVKEVLIKAGDKAKVGQTIIKVEVTQGTTVKAEQKEDKPKPAAKEEEQKFEPVSTTDSSKGEREKVAASELDEQPPIQRGSAPAAPSVRRIARELGIDINKVPGSGPSGRISMDDVKSYVKKLNEERASGGSFGFKQEPLPDFTKYGNVDRKPFSKIRAKTAEHLSYAWATIPHVTQFDKADITLLEKARVAFNPKAEKAGGKLTMTSVLLKVIGAALKEFPQFNSSIDMEKQEVIYKNYFNVGIAVDTEHGLIVPVVKNVNQKNLIELSVEMTQLAEKARTRKISIEEMQGGCFTITNLGGIGGTSFTPIVNAPEVAILGVSRGKMEPVYRDNKFDARLMLPLSLSYDHRIIDGADAARFLRWVVEALEEPMKLLL; from the coding sequence ATGACAACAGATTTCAAACTACCCGAACTTGGTGAAAACATTGAAAGTGCCGACATACTTAATGTTCTTGTCAAAGAAGGTGATGTAATAAAAAAAGATCAATCGGTTATTGAGATTGAAACCGACAAAGCAACTATAGAAGTTCCCTCAACTGTTGAAGGAACAATAAAATCAGTAAAAGTAAAGGCCGGCGACAAAGTAAAAGTCGGACAGGTTTTGATCAGCGTTGAGTCATCAAACGGTTCACAAAAAGAAACAAAGACCGAACCACCACAACGCCAAGTTAAAGAATCAAAACCTGAATCAAAAAAAATTGCTGAAGCAAAAACAACCAGCCAACCTGAAACCAAAGTCGTTCCCGGTAAAACAGAAATAGTTGAATTTAAACTTCCTGACCTTGGAGAAAATATTGAATCAGCAGATGTGCTAAATATTCTTGTCAAAGTCGGCGACTCACTTTCAAAAGACCAGGGAATACTTGAAATTGAAACCGACAAAGCAACAATAGAAGTGCCATCATCACTTGAAGGAACAGTTAAAGAAGTTTTGATAAAAGCCGGCGACAAAGCTAAAGTCGGTCAGACTATTATTAAAGTTGAAGTGACACAGGGCACTACTGTAAAGGCTGAACAGAAAGAAGACAAACCAAAACCTGCAGCAAAAGAAGAAGAGCAAAAGTTTGAACCAGTTTCAACAACAGATTCATCAAAAGGTGAAAGAGAAAAAGTTGCAGCATCAGAACTTGATGAACAGCCCCCGATACAAAGAGGCTCTGCACCAGCAGCGCCATCAGTAAGAAGAATTGCGCGCGAACTTGGAATCGATATAAACAAAGTTCCCGGCTCAGGTCCTTCCGGCAGAATCTCAATGGACGATGTTAAATCGTATGTTAAAAAACTCAATGAAGAAAGAGCATCCGGCGGTTCATTCGGATTTAAACAGGAACCGTTACCTGACTTTACCAAGTATGGAAATGTTGATCGGAAACCATTCAGTAAAATCCGTGCAAAAACTGCTGAACATTTAAGTTACGCATGGGCGACAATTCCCCACGTTACACAGTTTGATAAAGCAGACATTACGTTGCTTGAAAAGGCTCGCGTTGCTTTCAATCCCAAAGCGGAAAAAGCAGGCGGAAAACTTACAATGACTTCTGTTCTCTTAAAAGTTATTGGTGCCGCTTTAAAGGAATTTCCTCAGTTCAATTCCAGCATTGATATGGAAAAGCAGGAAGTCATTTATAAAAATTATTTTAATGTCGGAATTGCAGTTGATACTGAACACGGATTGATCGTTCCCGTTGTAAAAAATGTTAATCAGAAAAATCTTATTGAACTTTCCGTTGAGATGACTCAACTTGCAGAAAAAGCACGCACCAGAAAAATATCTATCGAAGAAATGCAGGGCGGATGTTTTACAATTACTAATCTTGGCGGGATAGGCGGAACATCTTTCACTCCAATTGTTAACGCACCGGAAGTAGCGATACTTGGTGTATCGAGAGGAAAAATGGAACCCGTTTACCGCGATAATAAATTCGACGCAAGATTAATGCTGCCTTTGTCTTTGTCTTATGATCACAGGATTATCGATGGTGCAGACGCGGCAAGATTTTTACGATGGGTTGTTGAAGCGCTTGAAGAGCCGATGAAGCTGCTCTTGTAA